One segment of Streptomyces sp. NA02950 DNA contains the following:
- the pcaG gene encoding protocatechuate 3,4-dioxygenase subunit alpha translates to MTAPHPTPSHTVGPFYGCALPFPGGGDLAPPGHPDTITVHGYVYDGAGEPVPDALIELWQAGPDGAPARVPGSLRRDPMTGGFLGRNGVDFTGFGRIATDPDGHWTARTLPPGGPGAPYISVCVHARGLLRHLFTRVYFPGNTEANAADPLLASLDPARRETLVATAGPRPGSYRFDIRLQGDEETVFLEFT, encoded by the coding sequence ATGACCGCGCCGCACCCCACCCCCTCCCACACCGTCGGCCCCTTCTACGGCTGCGCACTGCCCTTCCCCGGCGGCGGGGACCTCGCCCCGCCCGGCCACCCGGACACCATCACCGTGCACGGGTACGTCTACGACGGCGCGGGCGAGCCCGTACCCGACGCGCTGATCGAGCTGTGGCAGGCCGGACCGGACGGCGCACCGGCCCGGGTGCCGGGCTCCCTCCGGCGCGACCCGATGACCGGCGGTTTCCTGGGCCGCAACGGTGTGGACTTCACCGGCTTCGGCCGGATCGCCACCGATCCCGACGGCCACTGGACGGCCCGTACGCTGCCGCCGGGCGGACCCGGCGCCCCGTACATCAGCGTATGCGTGCACGCCCGCGGGCTGCTGCGCCACCTCTTCACCCGCGTGTACTTCCCCGGGAACACCGAAGCCAACGCCGCCGATCCGCTGCTCGCCTCGCTGGATCCGGCCCGCCGCGAGACGCTGGTGGCGACGGCCGGGCCACGGCCCGGGAGCTACCGCTTCGACATCCGGTTGCAGGGCGACGAGGAGACGGTCTTCCTTGAGTTCACCTGA
- the pcaH gene encoding protocatechuate 3,4-dioxygenase subunit beta has product MASARPPISTRSGVTTQADIDRELAAARAEYEAARAEGAPAAHHPPRDFPPYRSSALRHPRQPLVAVQGDPETVELSAPVFGVTDVTDTDGDLTAQHPGEPLGERITVSGRLLDRRGRPVRGQLIEVWQANAAGRYAHLRDRHPAPLDPNFTGVGRVLTGDDGSYTLTTIKPGAYPWRNHENAWRPAHIHFSVFGAAFTQRLVTQMYFPGDPLFRYDPILQSVTDEAARQRLVAAYDPALSRPEWSLGYRWDIVLDGPSATWHEEDHG; this is encoded by the coding sequence ATGGCTTCCGCCCGGCCCCCCATCAGCACCCGGTCCGGCGTCACCACCCAGGCCGACATCGACCGCGAACTCGCGGCGGCGCGCGCGGAGTACGAGGCGGCGCGGGCGGAGGGCGCCCCCGCCGCCCACCACCCCCCGCGCGACTTCCCGCCGTACCGCAGCAGCGCCCTGCGCCATCCGCGGCAGCCGCTGGTGGCGGTCCAGGGCGACCCGGAGACCGTCGAGCTGTCCGCACCCGTCTTCGGTGTCACCGATGTCACCGACACCGACGGAGATCTCACCGCCCAGCACCCGGGCGAACCGCTCGGCGAGCGCATCACCGTCTCCGGGCGGCTGCTCGACCGCCGGGGCCGCCCGGTGCGCGGTCAGCTCATCGAGGTGTGGCAGGCCAACGCGGCGGGCCGCTACGCCCATCTGCGCGACCGCCACCCCGCTCCGCTCGACCCCAACTTCACCGGGGTGGGGCGGGTGCTGACCGGGGACGACGGCTCGTACACCCTCACCACCATCAAGCCCGGCGCCTATCCCTGGCGCAACCACGAGAACGCGTGGCGCCCGGCCCATATCCACTTCTCCGTCTTCGGGGCGGCGTTCACCCAGCGGCTGGTCACCCAGATGTACTTCCCCGGCGATCCGCTCTTCCGCTACGACCCGATCCTCCAGTCGGTGACGGACGAGGCGGCGCGGCAGCGGCTGGTGGCGGCGTACGACCCGGCGCTGTCGCGGCCGGAGTGGTCGCTGGGCTACCGGTGGGACATCGTGCTCGACGGCCCCTCGGCGACCTGGCACGAGGAGGACCACGGATGA
- a CDS encoding thiolase family protein codes for MTPDRPRDVYIVDAVRTPVGKYGGALAGVRPDDLAAHVLRGLLARTPDLDPARIDDVYFGNANGAGEDNRDVARMAVLLAGLPVTVPGATVNRLCASGLEAVLQAARAIALGDAHIALAGGVESMSRAPWVLQKPERAFPAGHQQLYSTTLGWRMTNPDMPPEWTVALGEGAELIADKHGITREAQDTFALASHEKAARAWKDGAYDAEVLPYPDTGPVRDETIRDTTSLTSLAGLEPAFRKPGGTVTAGNSSPLNDGAAALLLVDEEGLAATGREPLARIGASAVTGIEPQYFGLGPVEAVRRALAKAGRGFGDLATLELNEAFAAQVLGCFAEWAEDPGFDPGVVNPRGGAIAIGHPLGCSGARLAGAVAHQLAARGSGTGLAALCIGVGQGLALVLER; via the coding sequence ATGACCCCCGACCGTCCGCGCGACGTCTACATCGTCGACGCCGTCCGCACCCCCGTCGGCAAGTACGGCGGCGCGCTCGCGGGCGTCCGCCCCGACGACCTGGCCGCCCATGTGCTGCGCGGACTGCTCGCCCGCACCCCGGACCTGGACCCGGCCCGCATCGACGACGTGTACTTCGGCAACGCCAACGGCGCGGGCGAGGACAACCGCGATGTGGCCCGGATGGCCGTACTGCTGGCCGGACTTCCGGTCACCGTGCCCGGCGCCACCGTCAACCGGCTCTGCGCCTCCGGTCTTGAGGCCGTGCTCCAGGCCGCCCGCGCCATCGCCCTCGGCGACGCGCACATCGCGCTCGCGGGCGGTGTGGAGTCCATGAGCCGCGCCCCCTGGGTGCTCCAGAAGCCCGAACGCGCCTTCCCCGCCGGACACCAGCAGCTGTACTCCACCACCCTCGGCTGGCGGATGACCAACCCGGACATGCCGCCCGAGTGGACCGTGGCCCTCGGCGAGGGCGCCGAACTGATCGCCGACAAGCACGGCATCACCCGCGAGGCCCAGGACACGTTCGCGCTCGCCAGCCACGAGAAGGCCGCGCGGGCGTGGAAGGACGGGGCGTACGACGCCGAGGTGCTGCCGTACCCGGACACCGGGCCGGTGCGCGACGAGACCATCCGCGACACCACCTCGCTTACGTCCCTGGCGGGGCTCGAGCCCGCCTTCCGCAAGCCCGGCGGTACCGTCACCGCCGGGAACTCCTCACCGCTCAACGACGGCGCGGCGGCCCTGCTGCTGGTGGACGAGGAAGGGCTCGCGGCCACCGGCCGGGAACCGCTCGCCCGCATCGGCGCCTCGGCCGTCACCGGGATCGAGCCCCAGTACTTCGGGCTCGGCCCGGTGGAGGCGGTGCGCCGCGCGCTCGCCAAGGCGGGCCGCGGCTTCGGCGATCTGGCCACCCTGGAGCTCAACGAGGCGTTCGCCGCCCAGGTGCTGGGCTGCTTCGCCGAATGGGCCGAGGATCCCGGCTTCGACCCCGGCGTGGTCAATCCGCGCGGCGGCGCCATCGCCATCGGCCACCCCCTGGGCTGCTCCGGCGCCCGTCTGGCCGGGGCGGTGGCACACCAGCTCGCGGCCCGCGGTTCGGGCACCGGCCTGGCCGCCCTGTGCATCGGCGTCGGACAGGGCCTGGCCCTGGTCCTCGAACGGTGA
- a CDS encoding CoA-transferase subunit beta produces the protein MTVPTDDAAFTSDELMEVNAARALADATTCFVGIGLPSTAANLARATVNPGLVLIYESGTIGSKPTRLPLSIGDGELAETADTVVSVPEMFNYWLQGGRIDVGFLGAAQVDRYANVNTTAVDRGPGRPEGRLPGAGGAPEIAANCGRVLLVLRHSRRNFVQRLDFVTTLGHGGGPEDRARLGLPGAGPAAVITDLGVLRPDPATAELVLTALHPGATVDRVRAATGWDVPVSDALGTTAPPTPQELAALRALKAAGEDV, from the coding sequence ATGACCGTGCCGACCGACGACGCCGCCTTCACCTCCGACGAGCTGATGGAGGTCAACGCCGCCCGCGCGCTCGCCGACGCCACCACCTGCTTCGTCGGCATCGGCCTGCCCAGCACCGCCGCCAACCTCGCCCGCGCCACCGTCAATCCGGGGCTGGTGCTGATCTACGAATCCGGCACCATCGGCTCCAAGCCCACCCGGCTGCCGCTGTCCATCGGCGACGGGGAGCTGGCGGAGACCGCCGACACCGTGGTCTCGGTGCCGGAGATGTTCAACTACTGGTTGCAGGGCGGCCGGATCGACGTCGGCTTCCTCGGCGCCGCCCAGGTCGACCGGTACGCCAACGTCAACACCACCGCCGTGGACCGCGGCCCCGGCCGCCCCGAAGGCCGGCTGCCCGGCGCCGGCGGCGCCCCGGAGATCGCCGCCAACTGCGGCCGGGTGCTGCTGGTGCTGCGCCACTCCCGGCGCAACTTCGTCCAGCGGCTGGACTTCGTCACCACCCTCGGGCACGGCGGCGGCCCCGAGGACCGCGCCCGGCTCGGGCTGCCCGGCGCGGGCCCCGCCGCCGTCATCACCGACCTCGGGGTGCTCCGCCCCGACCCCGCCACCGCCGAGCTGGTACTGACCGCACTGCACCCGGGGGCCACCGTCGACCGCGTACGGGCCGCCACCGGATGGGATGTGCCGGTGAGCGACGCGCTCGGCACCACCGCACCGCCGACACCACAGGAGCTGGCCGCGCTCCGAGCGCTCAAGGCCGCAGGAGAGGACGTCTGA
- a CDS encoding CoA transferase subunit A, with product MADIRSLHHAVADLVRDGDTVAMEGFTHLIPYAAAHEVIRQGITDLTLVRMTPDVIYDQLIGAGLVRRLVFSWGGNPGVGSLHRFRDAVENGWPRPLELDEHSHAGMANRYVAGASRLPFAVLRGYRGSDLPARTDTVSTVVCPFTGEELAAVAALNPDVTVIHAQRADREGNVQLWGLTGVQKEAALAARRVLVTVEEIVERLEPRPGGVVLPTWVIDAVCVVPGGAHPSYAAGYSVRDNAFYQAWDPIARDRETFTRWLDENVRGAGAGVR from the coding sequence ATGGCCGACATCCGCAGCCTGCACCACGCCGTGGCGGACCTCGTCCGGGACGGGGACACCGTGGCGATGGAGGGTTTCACCCATCTGATCCCGTACGCCGCCGCGCACGAGGTCATCCGCCAGGGCATCACCGATCTCACCCTCGTCCGGATGACCCCGGACGTGATCTACGACCAGCTGATCGGCGCCGGGCTGGTGCGCAGACTGGTCTTCTCCTGGGGCGGCAACCCCGGCGTGGGTTCGCTGCACCGCTTCCGCGACGCCGTCGAGAACGGCTGGCCGCGCCCGCTGGAGCTGGACGAACACAGCCACGCGGGCATGGCCAACCGCTATGTGGCGGGCGCCTCCCGGCTGCCGTTCGCCGTGCTGCGCGGCTATCGCGGCAGTGACCTCCCGGCCCGTACGGACACCGTGTCCACGGTCGTGTGCCCGTTCACCGGCGAGGAGCTGGCCGCGGTGGCCGCGCTCAACCCGGATGTCACCGTGATCCACGCGCAACGCGCCGACCGCGAGGGCAATGTCCAGCTGTGGGGGCTGACCGGGGTGCAGAAGGAGGCCGCGCTCGCGGCGCGGCGGGTGCTGGTGACCGTGGAGGAGATCGTGGAACGGCTGGAGCCGCGGCCGGGCGGGGTGGTGCTGCCGACCTGGGTGATCGACGCGGTGTGTGTGGTCCCCGGTGGCGCCCACCCCTCGTACGCCGCCGGGTACTCGGTCCGCGACAACGCCTTCTACCAGGCGTGGGACCCCATCGCCCGGGACCGCGAGACGTTCACACGGTGGCTCGACGAGAACGTGCGCGGCGCGGGTGCGGGGGTGCGATGA
- a CDS encoding MarR family winged helix-turn-helix transcriptional regulator — MGAVDLSTHPGHLARRLQQAHSLLWSAMVSEETTSPQFAVLNALVDQPGIDQRTLSGRIGLDRSTTADLVARLARRGLLERVRDPRDGRRNVLRLTDEGECAHRKLVTRTARMNRVFLAPLDETERETLLRLIGRVAAAAEELRA, encoded by the coding sequence ATGGGCGCGGTCGATCTGAGCACCCATCCCGGGCATCTGGCCCGCAGGCTCCAGCAGGCGCACTCCCTGCTGTGGAGCGCGATGGTGTCCGAGGAGACCACCTCACCGCAGTTCGCCGTGCTGAACGCGCTGGTGGACCAGCCCGGGATCGATCAGCGCACCCTCAGCGGCCGGATCGGCCTGGACCGCTCCACCACCGCCGACCTGGTGGCCCGGCTCGCCCGGCGCGGACTGCTGGAGCGGGTGCGCGATCCGCGGGACGGACGGCGCAATGTGCTGCGGCTGACGGACGAGGGGGAGTGTGCGCACCGCAAGCTGGTCACCCGCACCGCCCGGATGAACCGGGTCTTCCTCGCCCCGCTGGACGAGACCGAGCGCGAGACCCTGCTGCGGCTGATCGGGCGGGTGGCGGCGGCGGCCGAGGAGTTGCGCGCGTAA
- a CDS encoding putative protein N(5)-glutamine methyltransferase, giving the protein MSAPPSIISFSTVVTSLRAAGCVFAEDEARLILTTARTPAEIDAMVDRRAAGLPLEQVLGWAEFRGLRISIDPGVFVPRRRTEFLVERAAALARPGAVVVDLCCGSGALGAALAAGLERVELYATDIDPAAVRCARRNVEPAGGTVYEGDLYEPLPAALRGRVDVLLANVPYVPTAKVGLLPPEARVHEALVALDGGTDGLDVLRRVTAAAAGWLAPGGSLLFETSGRQAPAAVEIVTRDGLLPTVAECEEREATVVVATRPAHG; this is encoded by the coding sequence ATGTCGGCTCCACCTTCAATCATCAGCTTTTCCACCGTCGTCACCAGTCTTCGCGCCGCCGGGTGTGTGTTCGCCGAGGACGAGGCGCGGCTGATCCTCACCACCGCCCGTACTCCGGCCGAGATCGACGCCATGGTGGACCGGCGCGCCGCCGGGCTTCCGCTGGAACAGGTGCTCGGCTGGGCGGAGTTCCGGGGGCTGCGGATATCCATCGACCCCGGTGTGTTCGTCCCACGGCGCCGTACCGAGTTCCTCGTCGAGCGGGCGGCCGCGCTGGCTCGGCCCGGGGCGGTCGTGGTCGATCTGTGTTGTGGATCGGGCGCGTTGGGCGCCGCGCTGGCCGCGGGGCTGGAGCGGGTCGAGCTGTACGCCACGGATATCGACCCCGCCGCGGTGCGCTGCGCCCGCCGCAATGTGGAGCCCGCGGGCGGCACCGTGTACGAGGGCGATCTGTACGAGCCGCTGCCCGCCGCGCTGCGCGGACGGGTCGACGTCCTGCTGGCCAATGTGCCGTACGTACCCACCGCGAAGGTCGGGCTGCTGCCGCCGGAGGCCCGGGTCCACGAGGCGCTGGTGGCGCTGGACGGCGGGACGGACGGGCTCGACGTACTGCGCCGGGTGACCGCCGCGGCGGCCGGATGGCTGGCGCCGGGCGGCAGCCTGCTCTTCGAGACCAGCGGACGCCAGGCGCCCGCGGCCGTGGAGATCGTCACCCGGGACGGGCTGCTGCCCACGGTGGCCGAGTGCGAGGAGCGGGAGGCCACGGTCGTGGTCGCCACCCGCCCGGCACACGGCTGA
- a CDS encoding helix-turn-helix transcriptional regulator — MSTDFQQARVALGARLRELRASCPGGRLTGTQLAERLGWPHSKIYKLENGRQTATAEDLRAWATATDQPEAAEELLSRFNGLKSHIRSWRRQLAAGHKPVQDAITAEHDRTTTLRIWENCLVAGTLQTADYARAVFIQNADLHKSPRDTEAAVRARVKRQEGLYDSRKRYRIIMWEGALRARVCPPSVLAAQLDRLMSVIGLDTVELGIVPFTASLKIQPANGFWIHDERLVLVEDWHAELWINDADSIALYLRAWNTLRESAVFGADAHRLIHEARRALIG; from the coding sequence GTGAGCACTGACTTTCAGCAGGCACGGGTGGCCCTAGGAGCGCGGCTTCGGGAGCTGCGTGCGTCATGTCCTGGGGGTCGGCTCACCGGTACGCAACTCGCCGAACGCCTGGGCTGGCCGCACTCCAAGATCTACAAACTGGAGAATGGGCGCCAGACCGCGACAGCCGAGGATCTGCGCGCCTGGGCCACGGCAACCGATCAGCCGGAGGCTGCCGAGGAACTGCTCTCCCGGTTCAATGGGCTGAAATCCCACATCCGATCGTGGCGCCGCCAACTCGCCGCAGGGCACAAGCCCGTACAGGACGCGATCACCGCTGAACACGACCGCACGACCACGCTGCGCATCTGGGAAAACTGTCTCGTGGCGGGCACACTCCAGACAGCCGACTACGCACGCGCGGTGTTCATCCAGAACGCAGACCTGCACAAGTCTCCACGCGACACCGAGGCTGCGGTCCGTGCCCGGGTGAAGCGCCAGGAAGGGCTGTACGACTCCCGCAAGCGGTACCGGATCATCATGTGGGAAGGGGCGCTCCGCGCTCGCGTCTGCCCACCGTCAGTCCTCGCCGCCCAGCTCGACCGCCTGATGAGCGTCATCGGCCTGGACACCGTCGAGCTGGGCATCGTGCCCTTCACCGCGTCCCTGAAGATCCAGCCCGCCAACGGATTCTGGATCCACGACGAAAGACTGGTGCTCGTCGAGGACTGGCACGCGGAACTCTGGATCAACGACGCCGACAGCATCGCCCTCTACCTGCGCGCCTGGAACACCCTCCGCGAATCCGCCGTCTTCGGCGCCGACGCCCACCGCCTGATCCACGAGGCCCGGCGGGCGCTCATCGGGTAA
- a CDS encoding DUF6879 family protein: protein MARRLRFSGTGSHNGACPTVHEDLDSGEIVVHGTPLTDPDDIAQLQHLGEGEVPIVVPRELLVDFGPKEVTRTPRIIDLDAFGDLFKNFDHTAWRLETRRRFSSDEASDTYAQFVAGGPVEWDYDSPWCTNVRAQTEQGKRIERVRIVDNPATPGQLYLLEGAKRNCAAGEDIRNLWRADADRLRLPAEDFWVFDSRLVALLNFDDDDNLLNVEVITEPVAVNRYLQVRDAAWHYAVRYDTFEAELTT from the coding sequence ATGGCGCGACGCCTGCGCTTCAGCGGCACCGGCTCACACAATGGGGCCTGCCCCACCGTGCATGAAGACCTGGACAGTGGAGAGATCGTCGTCCACGGCACACCGCTCACCGACCCGGATGACATCGCCCAGCTCCAGCACTTGGGCGAGGGAGAAGTGCCGATCGTGGTGCCGCGGGAGCTGCTGGTCGACTTTGGGCCCAAGGAAGTAACCCGGACGCCCCGCATCATCGACCTGGACGCCTTCGGCGATCTCTTCAAGAACTTCGACCACACCGCATGGCGACTGGAGACCCGCCGCAGGTTCAGCTCCGACGAAGCCAGCGACACCTACGCGCAGTTCGTCGCGGGCGGGCCGGTGGAATGGGATTACGACAGCCCGTGGTGCACCAATGTCCGGGCGCAGACAGAGCAGGGCAAGCGCATTGAGCGTGTCCGCATCGTAGACAACCCGGCCACTCCCGGGCAGCTCTATCTGCTTGAGGGTGCCAAGCGGAACTGTGCCGCGGGAGAGGACATCCGCAACCTGTGGCGCGCGGATGCCGACCGGCTGCGACTGCCCGCCGAGGACTTCTGGGTCTTCGACTCCCGGCTCGTCGCCCTCCTAAACTTCGATGACGACGACAATCTGCTCAACGTCGAGGTGATCACGGAGCCGGTGGCGGTCAATCGCTATCTCCAGGTTCGTGACGCGGCATGGCACTACGCCGTGCGGTACGACACGTTCGAAGCGGAGCTCACCACGTAG
- a CDS encoding SDR family NAD(P)-dependent oxidoreductase, whose amino-acid sequence MDLRLTGKRALVTGGSGGIGASIARLLAAEGCAVLVHGREAARAEEVVAALRGAGARAEAVLGDLGDDESAARVARRAAEWGTDILVNNAGPFAEHDWDSATPEDWLTAMNGNLLSAVRMVRVLVPGMRERGWGRVINVGSRAAVTALPNMVEYSAAKAAVVNATTSLARHLSGTGITANTVSPGVVVSPGMRRMFEERAAEEGWEGDWPAIERRVTREYAPNPSGRLGTGEDIAAAVAYLASPLADYVNGTNLRVDGGITPVP is encoded by the coding sequence ATGGATCTGAGGCTCACGGGGAAGCGTGCGTTGGTGACCGGTGGCAGCGGCGGTATCGGCGCCTCGATCGCCCGCCTGCTGGCGGCCGAGGGCTGCGCGGTGCTGGTGCACGGCCGCGAAGCGGCGCGGGCCGAGGAGGTCGTGGCGGCGCTGCGCGGGGCGGGCGCGCGGGCCGAGGCGGTGCTCGGCGACCTCGGCGATGACGAGTCCGCCGCGCGGGTGGCCCGGCGGGCGGCGGAGTGGGGTACGGACATCCTGGTCAACAACGCGGGCCCGTTCGCCGAACACGACTGGGACTCCGCCACGCCCGAGGACTGGCTGACGGCCATGAACGGCAATCTGCTCTCCGCGGTCCGGATGGTCCGCGTCCTGGTGCCCGGGATGCGCGAGCGCGGCTGGGGCCGGGTCATCAACGTCGGCAGCCGCGCGGCCGTCACCGCGCTGCCCAACATGGTCGAGTACTCGGCGGCCAAGGCGGCCGTGGTCAACGCCACCACCAGCCTCGCCCGCCATCTGTCCGGCACCGGGATCACCGCGAACACCGTCAGCCCGGGGGTCGTCGTGAGCCCCGGGATGCGCCGCATGTTCGAGGAGCGCGCGGCCGAGGAGGGCTGGGAGGGCGACTGGCCCGCGATCGAACGGCGGGTGACGCGGGAGTACGCGCCGAACCCGAGCGGACGGCTGGGCACCGGTGAGGACATCGCCGCCGCGGTGGCCTATCTGGCCAGCCCGCTGGCCGACTACGTCAACGGGACCAATCTGCGGGTCGACGGGGGCATCACACCGGTGCCGTAG
- the nirD gene encoding nitrite reductase small subunit NirD, producing the protein MTMAPERTDVRVELLVDQKWFAICELTDLIPGRGVAALLPDGTQVAVFLDRAGRTYAVGNRDPFTGAYVLSRGLLGTAGGRPFVASPLLKQRFDLETGRCLDDETVTVTAYTTRTESRVPGLV; encoded by the coding sequence ATGACCATGGCTCCCGAGCGGACCGATGTCCGTGTGGAACTCCTCGTCGACCAGAAGTGGTTCGCGATCTGCGAGCTGACCGATCTCATCCCGGGACGCGGGGTGGCGGCGCTGCTGCCGGACGGCACCCAGGTGGCGGTCTTCCTGGACCGCGCGGGGCGTACGTACGCCGTAGGCAACCGCGATCCGTTCACCGGCGCGTATGTGCTCTCGCGCGGACTGCTGGGCACCGCGGGCGGGCGTCCGTTCGTGGCCTCGCCGCTGCTGAAGCAGCGCTTCGACCTAGAGACCGGTCGCTGCCTGGACGACGAGACGGTGACCGTCACGGCGTACACGACCCGCACCGAGAGCCGGGTGCCGGGCCTGGTGTGA